The following nucleotide sequence is from Aedes aegypti strain LVP_AGWG chromosome 3, AaegL5.0 Primary Assembly, whole genome shotgun sequence.
TTGCTCTTGGGCCTTTTGGATAAGAACATTCTTCTCTTCTTGCAGTTTTATGGACTCCTCTAGGCTTAGGACCTTGGCTGGAGAGTGTGTAATTGCCGGCGGCGTCGCGGAAGTGTTTTCCCAGTTTTTGGAGTGCCCCAGGAATCTTTGCTTTTCCTTTTCTGGATCGTGGACATCTGACTTCGTTGTGCGGAACGGTAGAAATTTTTGCTTGGGGGAAAGATTCGCCTCCTTCTTGCACAGCAAAATGGAATGGCCATCCAAAACCGGATTACTCGCTGGGACTGTGGTTTCACCGGTCATTCTctgtttgaagaaattgttcagcTTGCCAGCAGATTTTTGCACATCAATTTCAACCAAGTCAGCTGAAGCGCATTCCAATTGATCTTGCTTCATTTGTTCGATGTCCTCAAGATCTTGCTGCGTGACCAACGTTGGTTCCGGCTTAACTAGAACTATCTTCTTCTCTAGCTGAGTGCTTTGGGCTAAGATTTTCAACGGATCGACGTTTTGTTCATCGAAGTCATCGTCACTATCAACGACATCGGTGGCATCCTGTCCAGCATTATACTTTCCGCTCCATTCCATCTTGGCCAGAGATAATTTCCCGACGGAAGCTATGTTCAGTTCCGAGAACATTTCCGCAGCACGATCTACATTATCATACACTTGGAGCTGCTGTAATATTTGTTGATAGAAACGTTCGATCCTGGCGCCTTTATCCGGGAGCTTTGATATTCGTGCTCTGAATTAGAATTTAGTGCTGTTAATTTGATGAATCACAATTGTAAATGCGATACTTACTTATTCTTCAGCAGCAGCTCTTGGCGGTCCTTCAAGTCCAGAAGTTCGGTTTTGCTAAGCTTAGTGATGTCTTGAATGTAGCCTTGCCGTTCCTTCTCATTGCCTCGCGATATGTCTCCGGGGACTTTGGTAAGTGTTGGATGTTTGTACATTACGATGGGTTATTTTATTTACTCGATCAACAATTTCACACAGGTTTTTCCTTGACCTGACGAAAGGTATAATGCATGTACTCCAACAGGGTATCGTTGACTTATAAAATTGCAATCCCAAATCCAAAGCTTCGACCAAAAAAACGTATAAGCCATCAGCTGCAGCAATGCAAAATAAACAATCCAGATTTCCGTCTTGGAGGAACGGTTGGAAAatgagcatgaaatcattctcTTGATTATTATTGCAGCGGCACGGCGGTTCAATTGCACCTTTAATAAGTTTTAGTCAAAATGGAATAGTATTCTACAATCCTGTCCATGTCGATGTTACGCAAAATAAATATACTGTTTCGCGTTGAAAAATGGGTTAATCAACGTgtgaagttcgatttttgacaaacttCACCGCGTCGCAACTCGAGTTTTAATAAATAGTGCGCATTAAACAGACTAAAATACAAAGAGACGAAATCAGCTAGCAACTATGCCAAATCTATTACGCAGTACTGCCAATGTTGGGGTTTgtgcacaaatttcataacgccgaaaatgacatttttgacaaCTAACCACCAACCccctcgtaacactttttgtatgaatatttttgtcgttttcgtttttaaacCTGGGTTAGTGTTAACCTGACTCCagaataaaaaaacgttttcaggtCAATCTGTCAAACCGTGTGTTGGTGTGTGTGCCATCACGCGGAGCTGTCTTGTCAAACGTTGCTTCGCTATAATATTCTTGTTCAACCTGTGTTTGCCGTTTTTACCAAGCTAacacaaaaatacaataaatattataagcgcagacagacgttcaagttggactcagccacttgtgtaaaaacatggccgccacaaatcgccaagtggcaatcagctaacagatggcgttagtggcgTATGCGTCCCGCCACCACCCCGATCACATTTCGTTGACAGCACGACACACAACCGCTCCCACAGCCGGCGTGCTCAACGCTAAAAACTATGTACCTTTGTTTTGGGCTGGGTGGGTGATGTTCCCTTTTGGATCCAATTTCTcatgtaaaaatcaataaaatccattgtaattttaccacaagttggcattcaatttactcacagattcatgctagtataacacccttgaatgatcgttactcatgtaaaataaatgggcgtgaaagtatcacaattgtgtgaatcatttttgaagtgattgttttgatagttttgttcagtgggtggtggactgggtggtaagcgagaagatgaagccacgtgcttttacaaactgtcactgtactgcagcaatttgctccctagatgacaccacggtagaatttacccaggaattttgaataaatttgttcctgcttaaacgtctgtctgcgttataagtattatattattatgcagtgcgggaatagttattacgcaactgaaaccagtgctgtaatgattcattacgtaacgctttctcattacgcaactgttttgagttgcgtgaagaatcattacaaaaaaaaattcagaaattgtaaaattatggTTTATGCATTCCGATACAATTTTTGATACCGTCAAGtgatcttctacgaaattgcaaaaaatgttgttcgtaactcgttgcagaactcgatttttacagcactcggcAAGCcttgtaggataaatttacgacgcgtgctgtaaaaatcatcattctgtaacttgttccgtaaactactatttcgtaTCCGtttccaaaactgcgcaaatcTCATGACAATAATTTCAGCTGTTGcttttttcaggcggaaatttCGTCGAAACTAGAATAAAATAATTCTGTACTCAAATTGTATACAAATGCATATACCGTAATCTGGGTGCATATTGATCACATCGCAAGGCACGTTTCACAGCTCTTTGTTATGCCATCCTTTGgaatctccataactcgatatccaagAGACCATCGACTTAAAGAATTATTGAGCTGTAGACTATACGGACACAATCCCAAAAtcaaaggaacaaatttctgtatttccaatacattaATGATCACATCCTTAAGAAggcaatattattttggtaaaagtattttaaaaactattatttgaaaactttttttttgtaaaatcacgttactttactgacaatcaataattttatttgtttatgttttgaacttttattacaacttaCAAGGATTTATTCCTCCAAACCTTCAACCTCCAAACAAAAACtagtattttaaaataaatatcgagttatggagacaTTTACCTCTAACGTGACagcgactagtggagatatcgagttacgggAATATCGAGCTAAGGAGAGCACGATGTAAAGAAATTCGAAGTTACCGATAAATCCATCTATTTATAGcatatatcgagttgtggagagtcgactgtaattcaaaatcatcattagatgTTTAAAAAGTAGAAAATATGACATATCTGTGATGTAAACGAAACATTAAACAACTAATCTGTAGACGAATTTCGGCGcgcattttcttcaaaaaaaaaatttcttgctggcgagtaatggaagaaaattactgctcttcgaagaaattgttcgccggaatttACCTACTGATCAttccagtgatcaatttgaccccggattacggtacatactaCCTTTTTATCCATACCATGTAGTTCTCCACCACGTCGTTCATAAAATTGCCCACACGCTTTCgcttaattatattttttttttcgaaatattgaggattttgccctctattatgtcgttttcgtttttaaacCTGGGTTAGTGTTAACCTGACTCCagaataaaaaaacgttttcaggtCAATCTGTCAAACCGTGTGTTGGTGTGTGTGCCATCACGCGGAGCTGTCTTGTCAAACGTTGCTTCGCTATAATATTCTTGTTCAACCTGTGTTTGCCGTTTTTACCAAGCTAacacaaaaatacaataaatattataagcgcagacagacgttcaagttggactcagccacttgtgtaaaaacatggccgccacaaatcgccaagtggcaatcagctaacagatggcgttagtggcgTATGCGTCCCGCCACCACCCCGATCACATTTCGTTGACAGCACGACACACAACCGCTCCCACAGCCGGCGTGCTCAACGCTAAAAAACTATGTACCTTTGTTTTGGGCTGGGTGGGTGATGTTCCCTTTTGGATCCAATTTCTcatgtaaaaatcaataaaatccattgtaatttttaccacaagttggcattcaatttactcacagattcatgctagtataacacccttgaatgatcgttactcatgtaaaataaatgggcgtgaaagtatcacaattgtgtgaatcatttttgaagtgattgttttgatagttttgttcaGTGGGTGGTGGACTGGGTGGTAAGCGAGAAGATGAAGCCACGTGCTTTTATAAACTGTCACTGTACTGCAGCAATTTGCTCCCTAGATGACACCACGGTAGAATTTACccaggaattttgaataaatttgttcctgcttaaacgtctgtctgcgttataagtattatattattatgcagtgcgggaatagttattacgcaactgaaaccagtgctgtaatgattcattacgcaacgctttctcattacgcaactgttttgagttgcgtgaagaatcattacaaaaaaaattcagaaattgtaaaattatggTTTATGCATTCCGATACAATTTTTGATACCGTCAAGtgatcttctacgaaattgcaaaaaatgttgttcgtaactcgttgcagaactcgatttttacagcactcggcAAGCcttgtaggataaatttacgacgcgtgctgtaaaaatcatcattctgtaacttgttccgtaaactactatttcgtaTCCGtttccaaaactgcgcaaatcTCATGACAATAATTTCAGCTGTTGCTTTTTACAGGCGGAAATTTCGTCGAAACTAGAATAAAATAATTCTGTACTCAAATTGTATACAAATGCATATACCGTAATCTGGGTGCATATTGATCACATCGCAAGGCACGTTTCACAGCTCTTTGTTATGCCATCCTTTGgaatctccataactcgatatccaagAGACCATCGACTTAAAGAATTATTGAGCTGTAGACTATACGGACACAATCCCAAAAtcaaaggaacaaatttctgtatttccaatacattaATGATCACATCCTTAAGAAggcaatattattttggtaaaagtattttaaaaactattatttgaaaactttttttttgtaaaatcacgttactttactgacaatcaataattttatttgtttatgttttgaacttttattacaacttaCAAGGATTTATTCCTCCAAACCTTCAACCTCCAAACAAAAACtagtattttaaaataaatatcgagttatggagacaTTTACCTCTAACGTGACagcgactagtggagatatcgagttacgggAATATCGAGCTAAGGAGAGCACGATGTAAAGAAATTCGAAGTTACCGATAAATCCATCTATTTATAGcatatatcgagttgtggagagtcgattgtaattcaaaatcatcattagatgTTTAAAAAGTAGAAAATATGACATATCTGTGATGTAAACGAAACATTAAACAACTAATCTGTAGACGAATTTCGGCGcgcattttcttcaaaaaaaaaaaaattcttgctggcgagtaatggaagaaaattactgctcttcgaagaaattgttcgccggaatttACCTACTGATCAttccagtgatcaatttgaccccggattacggtacatactaCCTTTTTATCCATACCATGTAGTTCTCCACCACGTCGTTCATAAAATTGCCCACACGCTTTCgcttaattatattttttttttttcgaaataactGATAAAACCAAATCTGCACCTCACTGGCAGGAGTTTCGAgttaaaatttgattcaaataaTTTGACCTCGGAAGCAGCGAGCGTAACCGCAAGCACACAGTTTTGCATTTTGGATGTTTTTTGTTGGTTTGTACTGAAGAACAGTTCTTGTTGTTACAATCTTGACAATTCGTATGAAGTTGTATTGGTGAACCCAGTCATGAAACCGTGATTTATCACAGTGCGAACCTATCGGTTTTGGGGTTGGAACTAGTGTGAAACTAGGTCCAACCTGAGcgaataaaaaaacgttttgacagcAGTTAGGTTGGAACTAGTgcgaacctaggttggaactgaacaaaaacgaattcgacatttgaaaattttatatgagctgtaacatatTGTGGATATCCTGTATTTTGCTCATGTATGATCGATTATTATGGCAAAATATTAACGTGACCGATTAAAATGAGCTCAGTGTGAGCACTTTATTTTGGCGATGACTGTGAACAACTCGAACCTatgataaatatttaaaaaaaccaaaattattcaagtcacGCTAGGACCATATTCTGGGTAAAATTCTTCCAGTGTGTATGGTGTACCGGCAGACCGAGAAACGTCATCAACCTGTCGCATTCACATAAAATTTCACACCACACTTTCTTTTCTCAGTCTGATCCGAGTTTCGTTTAGATTGCAACATGTAAGTTGAACAGTGCTTTTTTAGTTAAAATGTGTATAACTATTCCTGAATTTTTGTTCCAGTAGCTGGTGCAGTCTTTTTTATCTTGTTTCTGTTATACAGTTTGATAATTTCGATAGGAGCGGCCAAATCACTTCGAATTGTGATGTAAGTATTTCCAGAACCAAATTCAATCAAGTCCTTCATCTTTACCAAAATTTAGTGCCTTTCTATTTTAGTAAGAACACGTAATTCGTCGACGATGGCAGATTCAGCAGGGGATCAGATCGTCAAGCTGAAAACGTTGGGTCTCAGTGAGCAAAAAGCGAAGGAAACGTTAAAGAATGCTGCCCTCAGTAAGACGATTTTGGCGGCTCTTTCGTTCGTTCCGGCGGATCACGCCTTTGCCGAAGGGGAAGGTCTTCTGATCTACCAGGCTTGCACCAAGATCAAACAGCAATCCATGGAACATCTGGAGTTTTTGGTGCGAAACATTCTGCAACGGAAACTGGACACCGGAATTCGAGTAGATGCTGCTTTGGAGTTTCTGCTGCACAACGGAACTAACAAAACCGTTAATGTGCTCGAATTTGAGAAGGCTTGCGGTGTGGGAATTGTGGTCACGCCGGAGGAAATCGATCGCGCCGTAGAAGCGGTGATTGCTCAGAACAAAGAAACGATCGTTGCCCAGAGATATCGCTTCAATGTTGGAAAGCTTCTAGCGGAACTGCGTGGCAAACTGCCATGGGCCGATGGCAAAGCCGTGAAAAACGAAGTGGATGTTCAGATGTTTGATCTACTCGGTCCTAAAACGGAGGCCGATTTGGCTCCTCCGCCAAAAGCTGAAAAGAAGCCAAAAGGAGAGAAGACAGTCGCTGAAAAGTCCGTTAAAACAGCGTCAAAGGAACTACCTTCCGGTTCCGAATCGGTATCCGATGGCGCGAAATCCATTGCCGAGTTGATGAAGTCGGTTCATTTCCACGCCCCTGGTGAGAACCATAAAACTGATGGCTATGTGGTAACCGATCAGACCGATCGTCTGTTGACGGAACACCTTAAGCGAACCGGGGGAGCCGTTCGCACTCGATTCCCCCCAGAACCGAACGGAATTTTACACATTGGCCACGCGAAGGCCATCAACATTAATTTTGGATACGCCAAGTCGAAGTATGGCATCTGTTTCTTGCGTTACGACGATACAAACCCGGAGAAAGAAGAGGAGAAATTCTTCATCGGGATCAAGGACATGGTCGAATGGTTGGGTTATGAACCCTACCAGATCACCCACTCTTCGGACTACTTCCAGCAGCTGTACGATTGGGCTGTACAACTAATCAAAAATGGCCTAGCCTACGTGTGCCATCAAACCGCGGACGAAATGAAGGGATTCAATCCGGAACCGTCCAAGTGGCGTGATCGTCCCATTGAAGAGAACCTGCAACTGTTTGAGGATATGAAAAACGGGAAGATGGACGAAGGCGCGGCCACGCTCCGTATGAAGATCACTTTGGAAGAGGGCAAAATGGATCCGGTGGCATACCGGATCAAGTTCATTCCCCATCATCGAACGGGAAGTGACTGGTGCATTTATCCAACCTATGACTATACGCATTGCCTGTGC
It contains:
- the LOC5580159 gene encoding uncharacterized protein LOC5580159; this translates as MYKHPTLTKVPGDISRGNEKERQGYIQDITKLSKTELLDLKDRQELLLKNKARISKLPDKGARIERFYQQILQQLQVYDNVDRAAEMFSELNIASVGKLSLAKMEWSGKYNAGQDATDVVDSDDDFDEQNVDPLKILAQSTQLEKKIVLVKPEPTLVTQQDLEDIEQMKQDQLECASADLVEIDVQKSAGKLNNFFKQRMTGETTVPASNPVLDGHSILLCKKEANLSPKQKFLPFRTTKSDVHDPEKEKQRFLGHSKNWENTSATPPAITHSPAKVLSLEESIKLQEEKNVLIQKAQEQYAGERLQRRQEIKENVMSTIANDVMPGSSQFTTYRDVWESEEEMQEDDDDEANIPLPVDADES
- the LOC5580157 gene encoding probable glutamine--tRNA ligase, which encodes MADSAGDQIVKLKTLGLSEQKAKETLKNAALSKTILAALSFVPADHAFAEGEGLLIYQACTKIKQQSMEHLEFLVRNILQRKLDTGIRVDAALEFLLHNGTNKTVNVLEFEKACGVGIVVTPEEIDRAVEAVIAQNKETIVAQRYRFNVGKLLAELRGKLPWADGKAVKNEVDVQMFDLLGPKTEADLAPPPKAEKKPKGEKTVAEKSVKTASKELPSGSESVSDGAKSIAELMKSVHFHAPGENHKTDGYVVTDQTDRLLTEHLKRTGGAVRTRFPPEPNGILHIGHAKAININFGYAKSKYGICFLRYDDTNPEKEEEKFFIGIKDMVEWLGYEPYQITHSSDYFQQLYDWAVQLIKNGLAYVCHQTADEMKGFNPEPSKWRDRPIEENLQLFEDMKNGKMDEGAATLRMKITLEEGKMDPVAYRIKFIPHHRTGSDWCIYPTYDYTHCLCDSIEDITHSLCTKEFQSRRSSYYWLCNALGIYCPVQWEYGRLNVNYTVVSKRKIGKLITEGIVEDWDDPRLFTLTALRRRGFPSEAINNFCAQMGVTGAQSSVDPSALEASVRDVLNITAPRALVVLEPLKITVTNFPHREPLEIQVPNYPSNPEKGSHSIWLDKVLYIERSDFSESPEKGFRRLTPSQSVGLRYAGFVIKVAEVIKDENGALKELYCVCDSSETTEKPKAFIQWVSRPNEIEVRLYEKLFKHKNPEDANEVPGGFLSDCNLDSLKVITAYADASVLNANVYDKYQFERIGYFSADPDTREGHLVFNRTVTLKEDAGKN